The Halobacillus ihumii genomic sequence ATCGTCCCTGCCGGAGCGCTAGCTTGGCCGTAGATCATGAGAGTTCGTCCCTAACGGAGTACTATTCGGCCGTAAACCATAAAGATTCTTCCCTACCACATTATAAAAGCTATTCCGCTTTTACTAGTTTACGGTAGACCGTTTTTAGGATAATATAAAAAGCGTCTTGATTCTAACTGAATCAGGCTTATTTTTTGAAAGTTAGAGGGTTTTAACAACATGATGGCATCAGGGCACCAAGTCGTTGGCTTTACTTGCGGAGTAGCTGCACTAACATTTTTACCTGAACTAGATCGTTTACCTGCTACGTCCTATGAGACTACATTATATTTTTTATGCGTTTTGTTCGGGTCTCTTCTTCCCGATATAGATACACCGAGATCAACTCTTGGAAAATGGTTTTGGAAAATCCTTCTCATGTTCCTTCTAGTAGCGGTCATTGCTTATTTGTTTGCTCCGTCAATTATAGAAATGTACAGAGATGAATTAAGTGTTTTGACAATGCTTATTTTACCTATTCTCGTTATGGTTCGCAGTCATAGAAAAATGACACATTCCGTTTTATTTATTTTTCTGATAGGTGGATACTGTTATTTGATTGACTCCTTTCTTGCTGTTCCGTTGAATTACTTCATCGGACTGCTGGTCGGTGTCTGCTCACATTTGCTTGGGGATTTTATTACGAAAAAAGGAATTCCATTATTGTATCCTTTTTCTAAGAAACATTTTCGGTTTATTGTAACGTTCACAACAGGTTCTTCTGCTGAAAAAATGATTGTAATGGCTTTAGTAGTAGCGAATATCTGTTTTCTTGTAGATTTTGTTATTTAGTAGGTAGTACATATGCGATTACGAGATGTTCCTTTTTACGTATAGGGAATGCACATCACTTCAGGGCATAATAACAAAAACAAAGAAGAGGGCCTAAAGTGCAGGCCCTCTTCTTTGTATATTATTGTTGCTTTTTTGGCGTCTGACTTTCCTTTGTGGGATCGGCTCATGCCGGATCATTTTCAAGAAAGCATACATGAAAATAAAGAGAATCACGGCAAAAGGTAAAGATGATACAAGCGAAGCGGTTTGCAATGCATCAAGTCCGCCTGCTATTAAAAGGACAGCAGAAATCGCTGACATGAGGAAACCCCATACGATTTTAGTTAGTAATGGAGGGAACAGTGTTCTGTCAGCTGTCATACTTGCCAGGATATAAGTAGCAGAGTCGGCAGACGTGATCAAGAACGTAGCAATTAATGCAATGGAAAGAATGGACAGTATATCTGTCATCGGCAGGTAATTGTACGTTTCAAATAAAGCCAGTGTTATGTCATTGTTGACGACCTCAGCGATATTCGTTCCATCCATTAAGTCACTATTTAAGGCTGTGCCTCCGAAAGTTCCATACTTGATTTTACTAATTGTTTCGTAAAGCGGCATGTATCAATCAGTCCTATTAAGGGTATAGAAAATGAGTGAAGGATAATGGTATTTTTTACCCATATTCTTGCTGTAAATTATTTTAACAAAAATATGCGTTTTCGTCAGAATATTTCTAAATCTTTCAATTAGTGAAGAATGTAATAGAGGGCACATTGAATCACTTGCATTGTGTAGTTATTCTCCTTATCTGGTAAAAAGATTCGGTGTGAAGCGATATAGAGCAGTGCAGGGGGGAATTCTGTTGATATGTGATAGGTCTATCTTTTTAGGGAATCATATATTGGATAGGTTAAAAGGAGTGTTTTTCTAATGTTTGAACGTTGTTTACAAGTAAAGGAGTTCATGGCTTCCTATGAAGGGAAATGGATGATTGCAGGAGGGTGGGCCATCGATTTACATATCGGAGAAGAAACACGAGATCATGAGGATATTGAGGTGGCTGTATTTCGTGATGAACAAAATAGTTTAGCTTCATTGCTTGCGGATTGGGATATCTATATCGCAAACGAAGGGAAAAAGGAAAAGTGGCATTTAGATGCTCCATTGGAACTTCCGATTCATGAGATTCATGCCTCTCATCAGGATGGAAAGCAATTAGAGGTTTTACTTAATGAAAGAAATAAAGGAAGGTGGAAATTTAGAAGAGATCCAGAACTGTCTTTTCCTTTATCCATGATGAATCTTCAATCAGAGCAAGGAGTGCCCTATTTAAATCCTGAGATCGTTCTTCTGTATAAAGCAGCCAACACGAAGGAAAAAGATCATGATGACTTCAATTACGTTTTTCCTCATTTAAATGAGCACCAAAAAGAATGGTTGAAGCAAGCCTTAATTCAGCATGCACCTAATCACCCCTG encodes the following:
- a CDS encoding BCCT family transporter, translated to MPLYETISKIKYGTFGGTALNSDLMDGTNIAEVVNNDITLALFETYNYLPMTDILSILSIALIATFLITSADSATYILASMTADRTLFPPLLTKIVWGFLMSAISAVLLIAGGLDALQTASLVSSLPFAVILFIFMYAFLKMIRHEPIPQRKVRRQKSNNNIQRRGPAL
- a CDS encoding metal-dependent hydrolase, giving the protein MMASGHQVVGFTCGVAALTFLPELDRLPATSYETTLYFLCVLFGSLLPDIDTPRSTLGKWFWKILLMFLLVAVIAYLFAPSIIEMYRDELSVLTMLILPILVMVRSHRKMTHSVLFIFLIGGYCYLIDSFLAVPLNYFIGLLVGVCSHLLGDFITKKGIPLLYPFSKKHFRFIVTFTTGSSAEKMIVMALVVANICFLVDFVI
- a CDS encoding nucleotidyltransferase domain-containing protein encodes the protein MFERCLQVKEFMASYEGKWMIAGGWAIDLHIGEETRDHEDIEVAVFRDEQNSLASLLADWDIYIANEGKKEKWHLDAPLELPIHEIHASHQDGKQLEVLLNERNKGRWKFRRDPELSFPLSMMNLQSEQGVPYLNPEIVLLYKAANTKEKDHDDFNYVFPHLNEHQKEWLKQALIQHAPNHPWLEALLY